CCATGAGTATGCGAGGACTTGGAACCTCCGTCTTTTGAGTGGCCACCCACTCCTAATTCCTAAAGTTACTAATCAATGCCTACCTTCTGGGagatccacatcggttggagagaggaacgaagcattccttataagggtgtggaaacatctccttgatagacgcgttttaaaaccttgaggggaagcccaataaggacaatatttgctagtaataggcttgggttgttacaaatggtatcggagctagacaccgagcggtgtgccagcgagcacgctggcctccaaggggggtggattgtgagacccacatcggttggagaggggacgaaacattccttataagggtgtggaaacttctccctaacaagcgcgttttaaaactttgaggggaagcttgataaagaaagcccaaagaggacaatatctgctagcggtggacttgggctattatacCGTCATTCCTTCTCGtccttccttttatttataacaAGTCCCCGCTAATCACTTCTTAGCTATTACTATCCATTTTGATAGGAGTTCAAAATATTGGGCAGGACActggtaattttttttctgttttcccTTCTCATTTGAGCGATCGGGTTACAAAAAATTGCATCATGCTCTAGTATGCTGCAGGAGCagtgttttcattttttagtgtTTGAAATGCTACATACACTAAAGTGCAAAAACCTTTTAAGAGTTGAGCACGAAGGCAAAAGGAAGGAACTTTATGGGGTGCACAATAGTAAAACATAgctaaatttttgtttatgaaagaaaaaaatatatatatatatgtagtAATATGGATAACAGGATACAAAAAGTGAAAAGCGAGAATTTTTGGGACatatttctttacttttggAACATTGAGCTTCTGTACCCTCAAATAATCACACCTGATAACTGCTTTATCATAACATTTGGTCAACATGAAAACATTATATAAACAGTGATTTCAAATCCCGAGGTTCAGTGTACTCTGACAACTTTACGTAAGGCAGGATAATAAGTCCTAGTAGTTGCCCTTGTGACCACTATGCCAATTCATCATCAAAACCCTCCATAGGAGTTCCACATGCTTCatattcatgtttgtttgattctCTTTTATCAGTTCAATAATGAGAACGTATCATTGCAGATGTACCCTTTGCTTGAGAGGATAAgtccaagaacaagaaagctAGAATTGTTTGCTCGCATGCACAACACTCATGCAGGGTATGTTTCAGTTATATTATCATTACTATTTTCCTTTCATGAAGGCTTCAAACGAGAgcatttttcaaaacatagAAACTATACCTTGCATTATGATCCACAAAACttgtgaataattatttatatactaACGAAATCGATAAATCTGAAATTACTTGTTCCTTTAACAAATGTATTTACAAAATGGTGGCTGCTGGTGTTTTGTGAGTAAATTATGTATATGCACGACGAAACCGATAAATCTGAAACTAATTGTTCACATTTCACAAATGTGGTTACGAAATGGTGGCTGCTGGTGTTAATAGATTCGTTTCTGCATCGAGTTTGATATTATCATGGCTCCTTTAACATGCACATCTAGATGATAATGTCACCATATGATGATTCTTTGTTGAATTGTTTTTCAGGTGGATATCTCTTGGTAATCAATTGAATGGAGTGAGGTTGGTTGATGAAGGACTAAGAGCAAGGTTCAAGGCTGCATATCCGAACGTCGAGGTCCAGCCAGCGTCCCCTCCAAGGGCTTCCATGGAAACTGATTCTGGGGCTGCCCAACTCAGGAGTCCCTTCGCAGGATCAGAATCAAAGGCAGCTTATGGGAACCCTACTACGATTCCTGAGGTACAATATGCAGTGGCTACCCCAGATAAAGCCATTGCAGTAGGAGTTGACACGGCTAACTGAACCAAATCGCTCTAATCTATATATTACATGAGCTTTTGCATTGGTTCTGTATTGTTTTGTTGCTTGATTTGCGTCTGtaagtttcatgttttttcttatGTTATGTTCCTATATTTACATGCAGTAGGTGAAATGAGAAACACAATTTTGAATAAGATGAGACAATTTTGTGACTCCTTTGTCCACAAAAACTTTCTTGAATTTAATATGCCTCAAGAAGAAACACCTCGAGTTCACATGCTCTGAGTTGGGTCGGGATTCCTGGTAAAGATGGATAATGTGGCGAGGAGTGACCTTCCCGACCCCGAAGAAAAGGGACGATTGCAAGCAAAACAAATTTATGGAGTGATTAAATATGTCGGTTAATTTAGAAACGAAGTTGAGATACCCATGTTGTGAGTATTAGGTGGCTGGCATATGAAAATTAGAACTGACACGACCAAAACTACAGGGCCGCCTGAGAATTTTACACCTGAAAATCAGAGCCATTTCTTATAGGAAACACCATTAAACAACACAGATGAATTCAATTCATCTAAGAACACAACAACGCAGGGATAATAATTGTGAAAAAGAATTCATTTCTCAAACCATTATAACTCAATGAATCTCAATATATGAACGAACTCATTGGCTCAGAATCAAAAGCCCAGCAAAAGCAGCAGCAACCAAGGCAggaaaaaatgagatttttgttgacaaagaggaagaagaggaggaggagctgGAGTTGGCCATGGGAGCTGCTGGGATTCCACCAAAAACAGTGGGGtaagagggagagatttcaGGAAGTGCACCATCAGAAGATGGAGCGCTTGCAGAAGAACCATTTCCAGAAAGCACAGAGATATGAAGCTTCTGATTCTTCTCACAGTGGCCTGCAACTCCACTGGTGAAGAACAGATCCCCATAAGTAGTGATATTGAAAACAGAGTTACCATCTTTCATGGACAAGATTGGATTCTTGAGATTGCAGCTGTTGTAAGATTCCTTTGTAACTTGAATCACTGAATCTTGGCTTGGTGGATACAAGAACACTGCAACACACCGCCATGGAAATCAGAAATCaaagcagcagcaacagcagatttaagagatgaagaaaaacaaatgcaCTTACTCAGAGAATCACCAATCTGTAAAGAGTGATATTTAGACCAATACATATAGATCTTTGGATTTTCAGAAGTGGGAAGACCCCAAGAATCCAAATCTCCAACTTTGTACTGATAGCAGATTACACTATGGATCTGCAACAAAATCACAACATGCTGAAGAAACCTAAATCTAAGAAAGCTCTCAAGAATCGCCATAAGAGCTTGTCTCAACCCACCACCGCCACTTTTTTTGCCTCCCCTTCCACAAATCTACCTGTTTCTTGACAGCCAAAGAGGACCCTTTTAAAAGAGGACGTTTTTACATCACAGCTTGCTGCTGTCAAGTATGGCAGCAGACATAGCATGAGCAAAAAGGCCACAAACAGAAGGGGTTTTACCACAATGACCCCACTTCTGAAACTCCTAGCTTGATCTATATAATGTATTTCAGTTTGACTATAAAAATTCAGAGGGCTAAGATGGGAAAATGAGACAAACATTGATCAATGATGGCACGTGATTCTGACCAATGGGAACAGAGAGTACCAAGGCCAACCTGTCTCCTTTCACATGGCCTAAGGATATTATATAGCAATATAATTATGAATCCTGTAGCAAGATCAAGATGTAAAAGTAAAGGCACAGAGAAGTCAAAAACTAAGAACTGAGGCAAAGATCCAGcagagaagaggaaaaaggacACTGAAAATGTCTgtacaaacaaaaatggaaagcaTTAGAAAGTGCATAACCATATATGAGCACAATTCATGGATACCCACATCAAGAATTGCATTTCCAAGCTCTACTTATGTActagaaagaacaagaaaagaggCAAAAAGATAAAGCATATTGTGAAAAAGGATAAGTTTCTTCATTCGCTCCAGTACTtatcttcttcatcctcttcctTGTGAGTAAGAGGCTGATCCAAATCCTCAGAGTCTTCCATTTCGCTCATTCTAAACTTCCTCACATCCTCAACAGCAGCAGTTCTAAACAAACCAATATCAACAGCGCCAGAAATCATCTGATATCCACGCTTCCTCATGTCAATTGGCCCATCATGAGGCATTGAAAACCCACATAAGAAGGCTCCCTTCTCACCATTTTTAGTTTTGCTCTCCAAAACAGCCTTTTCTGCCTTTCTCATCATTTCTCTAACCTTCTTATGTCCAGGGTCCCATAGATATCCCATGCTTCCACTCATGTCTAATGGCCCCATTTGAATGCAATCAACCCCATCCACTTCCATTATGTCATCTATCTTCTTCACCGCTTGTTCAGATTCAATCTGACACATAATCAGCAATTCGTCCTCGTAATTTGTCAAATACCCTTCGTCAATGCCGTATTTCGATGCTCTAACCACTGGATGGGCTGATCCACGGACTCCGGCGGGTGGGAATCTGCAATATGAAACAGCTTTTTTGGCTTCTTTGGACGAATCGATCATTGGAAACATGATACCCTGCGGTCCTAAATCTAGGGCCTTCTTGGCCCAGGCGGCAGTGCTCTCAGGGATCCGGAGAATGGCTGGAGTTTGAGTGGCGGAGAGGGCGCGGAGACAGGGGAGGGCATCGGAGATTCCGCCGTAGCCGTGCTCCATGTCGACGACGACGAAATCGTAGCCGGAGAGACCGGCGATCTCGGCAAGAGTGGGGGAGAaggagaggaggaagagaccGTAGAGGGTTTCGCCATTGCGGAGACGGGACTTCAATGTTGGATTTAAGGAAAGCGAAGGGGCGGCGAAAGAACTCGAGGAGTCAATGGGAGATGGAATTGAGGGTTTAGAGGAGGAATTGGAAGCAATGGGGAAAAGGGTCCGGAAAGGAGAAGAGGATTTGGGGAATGGAGGAGCgaaggagaaggagagggATTTGGCGGTGGGGTGAAGCCtggaagaagagaggaatgGAGAAGTAAGggtgaagaaaattgaagaagccGCCATTGTTGGAGGAGCAGAGCAGAGCAGAGCAGAAGGAGATCAGTTTGAGATGAGGAAGGAAGAGCAAACtgtagatgaagaagatgagtttggtttagggttttatttttttaaatatttaattttattattttattattattgttattttgcTGAGAGATCATCCCTCCATAGTCATTAAGGTTCATGGGTTTAAATcttaaatgatttaaattattatttttttaaataaagtaaaatgttaatatataaaatatttatttatttttaaatattaaattaaaatttgtaatttgaaatagtttttcctagttaaataaatatgtcaaCAAAACTAGATGAGACCCCTTTTCGTTCGTCAACTAACAGTCCGAAAACCTTTTAAAACAGTCTCCTATGGGTAACCGCTAAACTGTCAGTTGATCAAATAGAAACTAATCCTCAAACTCGAGAATAAAAGTGTAATTAACCTGTGTCTATTCAAGCACCTTGCGTCCTTGAACCGATAACCATCTTTCGGCTAACCTAGCCTCCTCCGTCCCTCGGGACCAACAAGGGGTAGTACAGGAATATTCACCTGTTGTCCATCGACTACGCCTTTCGGCCTGATCTTAGGCCCTGACTCACCCTCCGTGGACGAACCTTGCGGAGGTCTTTTGAACAAGAAGATTagtaaaataattgtttataGGGTTCCAATACCGAACAAATTCAAGTGTTTTGACAAAGCTCAATGACAACACAACAATATATTAATACATATTACATAATCAATCTAAGCATAACTAAGTTGATTAAGATATATACCCTCAACTAAAAGGTGAAAGCCAAAGATTTGAATTACCAGTAATCCTGCCCTCATCTGTTTCGTGGCCGTATGCTTTGAGGCATCTTTTGGTACGAGTAAATTACAGATCTACAATGATAAATGTACGAAGAAGCCACACCTGCGAGCTGAAATGCAAATAAGTAATGAATAATACCATGGGATGCGTAGTAATTTTGAACTCATCCACCTCCCAGTTTCAAATCAACATTATAAGTTGGATGTATTCCTTCTAAACTTGTTTGTATACAACAAGCATGTTGAATAGTgaagggaatgatcatgggtttataatcaaagaatactattttcattggtatgaagccttttggggaagcccaaagcaaagctatgaaagtttatgctcaaagtgaacaatatcatatcattgtggagagtcgtattcaTCTAACAAAGCACGGTTTATAATTTCAAGAGAGATAAGAGGGAGTGAGTATAGGTAGGTTGACACATACAAACAGAAAGGAAGAGTAGAAAAAGCCCCAGGCCAGCCTGCTTTTTGCAAGCTTCTTGTTTTGGGTCCTtggaagtaaaaataataattcattattattacatatgaacaaataaatataaatgtagGAGGCCGATTCACAAACTTTTaaggacttttttttttttttttttccatctcaTGGCCATCCAGACAATAACAAGATTAAAATTTGAGGGCTTACTGAGCAATATATGAGAGTTTTTTTGGCGATGATGGCCACTCTGGATCAGGGATCTCAACTGATCTTGAATTATGCCAACTTTGAAGAACCAGATGGAGAAAATTGATTGCTGGCTTTGTCTCAGCTACAGAGCTTATCAACACGCCAACAATCGACATTATCGAAAGAGTAGAACGTCCAAAAACAATTTACTGCTAAATTATTGCTCTCTCCCAGATGTATATAGTGGCGTACTTTACAGCATTCGTCGCACGGGACGTGCCCTTTCAGACGTTCTCTTCCCTCTTGATCTCGTTTTCTTCCTGACCAGATGCTGAGTTGAACTGCTCTTGTAACTGAAGGCCAAAAATTGAACATGAGTTTGTCAATGAGAAATGAAGTAGGCATCAATTTAATTATGCTAGGTGCAAGCTTGAAAGACGGGTTTATAAGCAAGCACAAGGGCAACAACACTTGGATCGGTTTTGGGTTCAGATGATGAAGGAGCTACTTTTCGGTAATCCGTGGTAGGAGTGGCAATGGTGGCGTCGACAATTTTTAAGTAAGCCCTGATACCAGATTGGAAATTTGGAAATAATGCTCTATGTTTCTTATTGCTAATCGAAGTACTAAGTTCTCTTAAATAGAGAGAAGAACACGAGATAGATATAAACTATGATGATTACAACAGCCCAACCTTATATGACCGGAGAAGTTAGGtgtgttagacgaacatgactatccacaatggtatgatattgtccactttgagcataagctctcatggctttgctttaagtttccccaaaaggcctcacaccaatggagagagtattctttgtttataaacccataaattagccgatgtgggactttcatcatccaacaaggTGAAACTAAATCAACTCTATAAATGCTAGGCAAGGTAAACAAGAAAACTAAAATGGTAAATACAAGTCAACTAGGAAGAAAGATCATGGACAACTCACTTGTATGTATTTCAACTTTTCAGAAGTCAACTCATAAGTCAAATGCGTCATtctggaaagaaaaagagggtCACAGATAAATATCCACTACAAATATGGTCTAATACATCTATAGAACTTTGTTGTTCATGGACATTCtggaaaaaaattcataacaaaAGTCTAAAAAACTCACCTAGCTTGAAGTTCAGAGACTTTACGCATCAGTAAACGCTCTCTCTCAACCGCTGCTGTTTCGGCCTGCCAAAAGAGGATCTCTACATATCAAAAGGGTGAGGTTCTTTATACCTACCTATCCCCACTCGCAccaatttttcaataaatttcatttgcCCTAGTTTCTACacattcattttcttgtttgcaGTCGTATAATCAAGTTGAGGTTGCCACATTTATAAAAGCATATAAATGTAACTTCTTAAGATTTGTATGTCGAAGATCTCTTCAACTAATTGCATGAGGACAGGCATTATTTGTCAGTAGCTCCCTCAAATCACCACATCATATATATGTAGAAGTTCTAACAGTATTTAAAAATGCATTTATGAAAATCCAGTAAGAGACATACTTATATAAAAGAGAATATCATGCCAAATTAAatctacaaaaacaaagatgGTCTGAATTACAGCCCCATTTGAACAACTGAACACCATTACTTACaagaaaagtccaaacaaAATGACTTTGAACGTAAAAACTGTGTTTTAGGTCAAATGAAAGAGTACTACCTACTAATCAACCAAATATTTTCTAGAAGCAATATGGTCGAACGTATACAAAGGAGCAGTAACAAAGCTCTCATATCAAAcgacaaacaaatattttcgaGAAGCAATATGGCCTAACATATACAGAGGGGCAGAAATAAAGCTCTCATATCAAACGACAACCAAATATTTTCTAGACGCAATATGGCCTAACATATGCAGAGGAACAGTAAGAAAGCTCTCATATCAAACGAAAACCAAGGAGGTGTGATTTTCCGTAACCACAACTTACATAAGCAAATCAATGGTAAATCAGAACTAGAACTAAACAAGTGGTGAGGGATGAAGgggaaagaaagggaaaacaaaGCCTGTACAGAAAGAAAGCGTAAAGACTCGAGATAATGAGTTAAATAAGAAAAGCTTGcttgtttctgttttcttttatttctttcaccCTAAATAagccaaaaatatatttaacaaCAATAATCAATACGCGCAGgcaagaaaataagaacacaTTATCAAGGGAATAATCACGTCGAATaacatttttagttattaCAATTTGCATGAGAATATCAGCTACGGTTTTACACACATTTCTGAAGACAGTTTCGATTGGAATATTGAATATGTGCTAAGCAGTTGAAGCAACACATGTTCGTATGTGGACTCTAAAACGATAATATTAGAATGAGTTCTTGCCCTCTACAAGGCAGAACATGAATTTTCTGAACTCGGAGGCATACACAATAATAAACAAGACTACGATCCTGATTTCATTATAACAGAACAAAAAATCTAAACCAACTTAATGTTATCCAGCCATGTATAAGTTCTTTGTGAATGTATCAGCCAACTTGCACACGCCCCGAGTAATCTCATGAACAACTGTTTGACCCTCCTATATTTTGTTATCAGGAAACATATAGGATATCAAATCCTAGATAGGTAGTCATCATGGAAAAACTCATTCCTATTCACATAGTTCTTATTGACCACTAGGTCAATCCGTGGACAGTTGATGTATGGAGTTCACTTAAAATATCAGTTACAAGATAGAACTCAAGGACATAGAGGCACAACCTATAGAACCAGTCATAGAGCTACAATTTCTATCAATCACATACCCCAACTACCGGGTCAAAATGATAAGAGAACCAAGTATATATTTGAACGTATATAAAATGTACACTGATTGCACTTACACTTCCATTATTCTCCAAACTTCGAGGTAATGGAGGCAACTTTCCATTTTGAGTAGCTTGTATTTAGAGAGGGGGGAAAAGCATAACAGACACGTTAGGTAAAGAACCCTAATAATATAAGATGATCATGTCAGCCATCCTATAAAACCATTTTACTTACCATCAACCACGTCTGCTGTTTGTAAGCTATTCAATAAGTTCACTATAAGATCCTGGAATCAACAGAAAAGCTTGTTTCTTACAGCTGAATTTGACAACGAAATtctttgatgaaggaatttAGGAGACTGAGGGAAAAATTCAACCATAGCCTTAATGTTACTTTACCTGTTGAATTGAGGTCTGATGGAAAAGATTCTGAAGATGAGGCATAAGAATTGATGTGGGCATGTTGATGTTGCAAGCCTCCTTGGGGGGTTGGCTGACAGACTGAAAACAgagaaattaatataataagaataaacAAAGGTTTATTGATTCAATGACTGCCATGGAAACAAACCTCTGCCTATAGCCGATTCATACAGAAAGCATACAAAATAgagtttttctctttttttttttttttttttttttttttttttttNGTATTGATgtatgggaaaaaaaaagtgaagaaagCCTGCAATCCAAGGGAGTTAACATTAAACTTTTCTAATtggtttttttcctttaaattaaataaccGAAACATattctaaatattaaatgatgtTTATAGATAAACAACAAATATACCTTATGGCAGGTCTCCAAAGCAACCAAcaagaaagcaagaaaaagaacaggtttacaaaaataattatccaGGGAACAAATGCTGTATGATACTTGTAGACCAAAAtctaaaacattttttgtCTAAAAGTACTTTTGCATTACAGTAATCATATGGAGACGAAGCAAGCAGGGACATTATCCAAACCTGCTTGGAATCAAATATCCAATCACCAACACTAGCCGACTTTCGTAGAGGTGAGTTCTGAACACACATCAATGTAACAGCATTCAGAAAATGAACATCAACTAACCCAGGTCATTAGCAAgaaatgataacaaacctgTGCAGACCGTCGTGAAACCGTGCTCAATGGAATATCCTAAGAAGCCATATTTCAAGTCAGTTCCAGACAGGttgtataaaaaattaaaattattgtataACCTTACCTTTACGAGATCTAGGTTCTCTGACGTCACTGAAAAACGCCCCTTAATTTGCACAAGATTAGCTTTTGATTTGTCATCCATTGAATCTCTATACCCTGTTGTTACAAgaggaataaaaatatacagCGAGAAAATACAGGTGAAAGTATTATTTTCACGATATATAACAGTGTCACTGTATTATTCAAAACAAGAATAAAGTAGATAAAAATGAGATTAAGATGAGATCAAGATGCAAGCCATGCTATGCTTTAAACTGATTAGAGCCCAGGATCTATGTGATAGGCCCCAAAATATTTTGTCAACTTCAAAATGATTCCATCTATGAATCAGTTGGATGTATTCTCTTTAATCGAAAAGATTATGTTTCATTtagccaaaaaagaaaaaaaaaaaaaaaaggattgaaTAAATGTGATTCAATCTTGAGTatcaattaaaagttaaatatgagATCTTTAACACATCTAGTAAATAGctatggaaagaaaaataatcacAAACGAAGCTGCTTGATTTTTTCTAGTATTTTATCAGTGAGAATGAAAGTTTCTATTTCACtacaacaaaatttagaagaaaaactagttcaagaaacaaaaacaacagaaCCTCAAAACAGGGTCAAATACGTTAAGACAACTTTAGCCACACTCCGCTGGCTCCtcattctaaatcattatgtaGCGATGGTacaattttttccttttttttaatcacaaACTAGGCTTCCCTTACATACGAGAGCAACAGTAGAACAGTCTGGGTTTAATGGCATTTCCTAGTAAACAAAATGTTTATCAAGTGACCACATTACCTCCAGAAGGTTTTATGGGAGCTGATAGGCTGTTTGCTGAGGCACGGTTTGGCAGCATTAGTGGACCACTGAAGCTTGGAGCTTGCCGTGCTTCTCGACGATTTTTTTCAGTAGATGGTTGAATTTCAGATTCAAACCTAAAAATCAGCAACAACACAAATATCATTGCAACTGTTATTGCAAAAAACCAGCTCGAAACAATAAGTTACTTAATTCATGTAAAGGGTAATCAGTTCTTTTATCTCTTCTTGTTCCACCCAACCCTTGATCTGAATCAGGTAGATAACTAtagttcaaaattaataacatgGCTTCactaacaaaatataaatcctttttttttttttcctttttcttgttggGAAGGCCTGAAATTAATTCAAACGGAATACATTTtaccaataaattttaaaaagtggcCTCtgcttaaaaagaaaaattacaaaagggGGCCTTTACCAAAGAACTTTGAAGTTCTTCAGTCAAAAAAGGGATCAAAGACTCAAAGAGATTGATTTTGATAGAGAGGTCAAAACTGGATTCTCCTTCATTGCTACAGTGAAGGTAGGTCAGACAAAATTGTGTGGTTGCAAGAAAATTTGGGCTTCTCTTGCACATCTACCTCTGATAGCAAGATCCCAAGACTGAGTTTGCCTCCTACCAGGTTAATTTAGACTAGTAAGGGGCCAAAGAAAGTTAAATTTTTCCACGATGGTCCAAGGCGGAGCTGTTATTCTCATTCTCACTAAGTCTGCATCCATGTAAAAAGAACGAGATAATGATGAAGTTTGCTATGAGATGGTTTCACTAACACCATCGCCTCTCTAAATTTGTGGTGGCTTTCTGTACCCTAGAGATACTGCAGACTGGCTCACAAAGATTCCCTTGGTAGTGGCTAAACAACACCGCTAAAATGCTTTGCCATTGTGGTACTAAAACCTTTTAATAATGtcaatcaaaattgaaataaatgcaATAGTTTTTGAAGAAAGGCCGGTTGGGAATTGTTGGCATAATCATAGAAATAAGATCTTCCTCCTAACACTTCAACGCCATTATTCATATAGCACTATTTGGGTTTGGAGGAGGGATATGAAGATGATATCTGGCAGGAATGACAACAGATAAAGACTGTCGGGTATTTTACAAGAAAGCAAAAGGcttgcaaaaaagaaaaatctttgTTAAAATGAAAGCAAGATTCTCATGCGTTAATCCACATTTACTCTAGCACGAAAACATTCTATAATAAGTAGGAAGTACATTTCTATCATCATGCTTATGCAATGAGAAAAACAAGGTACCGTACAGGAGTGCATAAACATCACTCCTGCATACCAGCATCATCTCAAGAAGCAACATGAGAAAACAATGAGACTTACAAATACGAAACCATGAAAAAGTACAAACCTATCAGATCCTCGCACTCTTTCTGATAAAGAATGACTAAGCACAGTACCAGGTAGAAGTGGACCACTTTGAGTTTGACGACCTTTTGGCatttgggttttggtttttccttGTACACTGTCTTGGCCAGATGTAGAAGCTTCTGCTTCAGTGCTAGTTCCATTTCTCTTCCATCCAGTTGTTTCTTGGAACCCAGCTTTCAGCATATCACCTTCCATAAAGTTTCCCTTTTTGTTCAAGCACTCCGCTTTTGGCAACCCCTGACCACTTGCCCCTACTCCATGTTCATCCTGAGATGATTCATTACATGAACTGAAATTCCTCAAACTAGATTGAGAACAAAAGGCATCCTGACAATTACAAAGAATACAAATGAGCACATCAAACGAATAGAATACTTAATGAACTCgcagaaagaaaagattggAGTTGGTAAAACTCTAGACCTTAACATGACAAGTATTTATATTCTCCTCCTCGTCC
This portion of the Cucurbita pepo subsp. pepo cultivar mu-cu-16 chromosome LG08, ASM280686v2, whole genome shotgun sequence genome encodes:
- the LOC111800890 gene encoding mavicyanin; this translates as MAILESFLRFRFLQHVVILLQIHSVICYQYKVGDLDSWGLPTSENPKIYMYWSKYHSLQIGDSLMFLYPPSQDSVIQVTKESYNSCNLKNPILSMKDGNSVFNITTYGDLFFTSGVAGHCEKNQKLHISVLSGNGSSASAPSSDGALPEISPSYPTVFGGIPAAPMANSSSSSSSSSLSTKISFFPALVAAAFAGLLILSQ
- the LOC111800889 gene encoding uncharacterized protein LOC111800889 — encoded protein: MAASSIFFTLTSPFLSSSRLHPTAKSLSFSFAPPFPKSSSPFRTLFPIASNSSSKPSIPSPIDSSSSFAAPSLSLNPTLKSRLRNGETLYGLFLLSFSPTLAEIAGLSGYDFVVVDMEHGYGGISDALPCLRALSATQTPAILRIPESTAAWAKKALDLGPQGIMFPMIDSSKEAKKAVSYCRFPPAGVRGSAHPVVRASKYGIDEGYLTNYEDELLIMCQIESEQAVKKIDDIMEVDGVDCIQMGPLDMSGSMGYLWDPGHKKVREMMRKAEKAVLESKTKNGEKGAFLCGFSMPHDGPIDMRKRGYQMISGAVDIGLFRTAAVEDVRKFRMSEMEDSEDLDQPLTHKEEDEEDKYWSE
- the LOC111800891 gene encoding serine/threonine-protein kinase 4 homolog B-like is translated as MGRMGGRQRTYSANSTDYKLLEEIGYGASATVFRAIYTPSNEVVAIKCLDLDRCNSNLDDIRREAQTMSLIDHPNLVRAYCSFVVDRNLWVVMPFMAEGSCLHLIKTAYSDGFEEVAIGSVLKETLKALEYLHRQGHIHRDVKAGNILLDGNGAVKLADFGVSACMFDTGDRQRSRNTFVGTPCWMAPEVLQPGTGYNSKADIWSFGITALELAHGHAPFSKYPPMKVLLMTIQNAPPGLDYDRDKKFSKSFKEMVAMCLVKDQSKRPTAEKLLKHSFFKNAKPPELSLKKLFADLPPLSLRVKDLLLKDAAQLALKKMPSAEQEALSQSEYQRGVSAWKFDVEDLKAQASLVNDDMEEMMDEEENINTCHVKDAFCSQSSLRNFSSCNESSQDEHGVGASGQGLPKAECLNKKGNFMEGDMLKAGFQETTGWKRNGTSTEAEASTSGQDSVQGKTKTQMPKGRQTQSGPLLPGTVLSHSLSERVRGSDRFESEIQPSTEKNRREARQAPSFSGPLMLPNRASANSLSAPIKPSGGYRDSMDDKSKANLVQIKGRFSVTSENLDLVKDIPLSTVSRRSAQNSPLRKSASVGDWIFDSKQSVSQPPKEACNINMPTSILMPHLQNLFHQTSIQQDLIVNLLNSLQTADVVDATQNGKLPPLPRSLENNGSAETAAVERERLLMRKVSELQARMTHLTYELTSEKLKYIQLQEQFNSASGQEENEIKREENV